One region of Priestia megaterium genomic DNA includes:
- a CDS encoding FecCD family ABC transporter permease: MKTYLSLRLKRISFLVNIKAALIITGFSAVLVALFLLSAGTGDLFINPFRVIKILAGHGLEFERLVVTSFRLPRIIVAICAGICLAIAGAILQGLVRNPLASPDLIGLTGGASVGVVLFLTLFSDKSNSLTVSINWMPVSAFLGAVAVALLLYVFAWKNGVSPITLVLIGIGLTALTKAMTTLFMIMGPIYRASQANIWITGTVYGSNWASVSVLVPVTAGLVIITILMIRNLNVQELGEEIATNVGSRVQKNRLALLLMSTALTGSAVAFAGGISFVGLLAPHIARKLVGSSFGALIPLSALIGAILITAADLIGRTFFLPIEVPAGVFTAAIGAPYFIYLLYKQRNV, encoded by the coding sequence ATGAAAACATACTTATCTCTTCGCTTAAAGAGAATTTCATTTTTAGTTAATATAAAAGCTGCTCTAATCATTACCGGATTTTCAGCTGTCCTTGTTGCACTCTTTTTGTTAAGTGCAGGTACGGGTGACTTATTTATTAATCCATTTCGTGTAATTAAAATTTTAGCGGGTCATGGGTTGGAGTTTGAACGATTAGTTGTTACATCTTTTAGACTGCCGCGTATTATTGTTGCCATTTGTGCTGGTATTTGTCTAGCTATTGCGGGCGCTATCTTGCAGGGGCTTGTGAGAAATCCGCTTGCTTCACCAGACTTAATTGGATTAACAGGAGGAGCGTCAGTTGGTGTAGTGTTATTTTTGACACTATTTAGTGATAAAAGCAACTCGTTAACCGTAAGTATTAATTGGATGCCTGTTAGCGCATTTTTAGGTGCCGTGGCAGTGGCGCTTTTACTTTATGTGTTTGCCTGGAAAAATGGTGTCTCTCCTATTACACTAGTATTAATAGGAATTGGATTAACAGCGTTAACGAAAGCTATGACCACGCTGTTTATGATTATGGGTCCTATCTACCGCGCTAGCCAGGCAAATATTTGGATTACCGGAACGGTGTATGGTTCAAATTGGGCCAGTGTTTCCGTACTAGTTCCAGTTACTGCAGGGCTGGTTATAATTACGATTTTAATGATTCGAAATTTAAATGTTCAAGAATTAGGTGAAGAAATTGCGACTAACGTTGGAAGTCGCGTTCAAAAAAATCGATTGGCACTATTGCTGATGAGCACAGCTTTAACCGGGAGCGCCGTTGCATTTGCCGGTGGAATTAGCTTTGTAGGGTTACTTGCTCCACATATTGCCCGAAAGCTTGTAGGTTCGTCATTCGGCGCTTTAATACCGCTATCGGCACTAATCGGAGCGATTTTAATCACAGCAGCAGATTTAATTGGCCGAACATTCTTCTTGCCAATCGAAGTGCCAGCAGGTGTATTTACAGCTGCAATTGGCGCACCATACTTCATTTATTTACTATACAAACAAAGAAACGTATAG
- a CDS encoding 3-hydroxyacyl-CoA dehydrogenase/enoyl-CoA hydratase family protein, producing the protein MMNIKKAAVLGSGVMGSGIAAHLANVGIPTLLLDVVPASLTPDEKKKQLTLEDRQVRNRLSTTALAKLTKQKPAPLTSKSSLSLITPGNLEDHLQQLSDCDWIIEVVVERLDIKQQLFEKIDGVRKKGSIVSSNTSGISIHEMAKGRSEDFKAHFLGTHFFNPPRYLKLLEIIPTHDTKSEIVEYMKTFGEDVLGKGVVIAKDTPNFIANRIGTYGLLVTVQEMLKGNYSVGEVDSVTGPLIGRPKSATFRTLDVVGLDTFIHVANNVFDKVEGKEKEVFDVPLFMKQMQENGWLGSKSGQGFFLKKGKEILELDPNTLQYVERKKLKTASTELSKQAKGLQNKMKALIYSDDRAGQLLWNIISPVLVYAAQLKNEIADDIVAIDQAMKWGFGWKMGPFETWDAIGLEKSIEKMEQSGLAIPQWVKQMQENGFTSFYKEMEGQTLYYEEDEYKAVKENKKVIHLSSLRSQNNVILENSGASLIDLGDDVACLQFTSPNNAIGLDIISLLNQSLEEVNKNYKGMVIGNQGKNFCVGANLAMILMEAQDDNYFEVELVIKQFQQAMMKVKYNEKPVVAAPFAMTLGGGAEICLPSAKIQASAETYMGLVEVGVGLIPGGGGNKELYIKQLNGLPNGVTLDLQQIANKTFETIATAKVSTSAAEARQLNFLNLHDAISVNGDHLLNDAKNSVLALHDTGYKPPVKTKVPVVGETGYATLLLGAQSMKYSGYISEHDYKIASKLAFVLAGGRVAFGSEVDEEYLLDLEREAFLSLVGEAKSQERMQHMLVKGKPLRN; encoded by the coding sequence ATTATGAACATAAAAAAAGCCGCCGTTTTAGGTTCAGGAGTTATGGGCTCTGGAATTGCAGCTCATTTAGCGAATGTAGGAATTCCAACGCTTTTGCTAGATGTGGTTCCAGCTTCATTAACACCAGACGAGAAAAAAAAACAGCTAACGCTTGAAGATAGGCAAGTCAGAAATCGGTTGAGCACAACTGCTTTAGCTAAATTAACGAAGCAAAAACCGGCACCTTTAACGTCGAAGTCGTCACTATCGTTAATTACGCCGGGAAACCTTGAAGATCATTTACAGCAGTTAAGCGACTGCGATTGGATCATTGAAGTAGTAGTGGAACGCCTTGATATTAAACAGCAGTTGTTTGAAAAAATTGACGGCGTACGAAAAAAAGGAAGTATTGTAAGTTCAAATACTTCAGGAATATCGATCCACGAAATGGCTAAAGGACGCTCAGAAGATTTTAAAGCGCATTTCTTAGGAACGCACTTTTTTAATCCACCTCGTTATTTAAAGTTATTAGAAATTATTCCAACTCATGACACAAAATCAGAAATTGTTGAATATATGAAAACGTTTGGTGAAGATGTATTGGGTAAAGGAGTAGTTATTGCAAAAGATACGCCTAACTTTATCGCCAACCGTATCGGTACGTACGGTTTACTTGTGACCGTTCAAGAAATGTTAAAAGGTAATTACAGCGTGGGAGAAGTTGACTCTGTGACGGGTCCCTTAATTGGAAGACCAAAAAGCGCAACGTTTCGAACGTTAGACGTAGTGGGACTAGACACATTTATTCATGTGGCCAACAATGTGTTTGACAAAGTGGAAGGCAAAGAAAAAGAGGTATTCGACGTGCCTTTATTTATGAAACAAATGCAGGAAAATGGCTGGCTGGGAAGCAAGTCGGGGCAAGGCTTCTTTTTAAAGAAAGGCAAGGAAATTTTAGAACTTGATCCTAATACACTTCAATACGTCGAAAGAAAGAAGTTAAAAACAGCTTCTACCGAATTAAGTAAGCAGGCAAAAGGGCTGCAAAACAAAATGAAAGCGCTTATATATTCTGATGATCGTGCTGGACAGCTTCTTTGGAACATTATCAGCCCCGTTCTTGTGTATGCAGCACAGTTGAAAAATGAAATCGCCGACGATATCGTCGCCATTGATCAAGCTATGAAGTGGGGATTTGGCTGGAAAATGGGTCCTTTTGAAACGTGGGATGCAATTGGTTTAGAAAAATCAATTGAGAAGATGGAGCAGTCTGGCTTAGCCATCCCGCAGTGGGTAAAACAAATGCAGGAAAATGGATTTACAAGCTTTTATAAAGAAATGGAAGGTCAAACGCTTTACTACGAAGAGGATGAGTATAAAGCAGTAAAAGAAAATAAAAAGGTGATCCACCTGTCATCTTTACGCTCTCAAAATAATGTCATTTTAGAAAACAGCGGAGCGAGCTTAATTGATTTAGGAGATGATGTGGCATGCCTGCAGTTTACTTCTCCTAACAATGCGATTGGGCTAGATATTATCAGCTTATTGAATCAGTCTCTTGAAGAAGTGAACAAGAATTATAAGGGGATGGTCATAGGAAACCAAGGAAAAAATTTCTGCGTTGGCGCTAACTTAGCTATGATTTTGATGGAAGCACAAGATGACAATTATTTTGAAGTTGAGCTTGTCATTAAACAATTTCAACAGGCAATGATGAAGGTGAAATATAACGAAAAGCCGGTTGTTGCAGCTCCATTTGCGATGACTCTTGGAGGCGGAGCAGAAATTTGCTTACCGTCAGCTAAAATCCAAGCTTCTGCTGAAACTTACATGGGCCTTGTAGAAGTAGGAGTCGGGTTAATTCCTGGCGGAGGAGGTAACAAGGAGCTTTATATCAAACAGCTAAATGGTTTACCGAACGGTGTAACGCTCGATCTTCAGCAAATTGCCAATAAAACATTTGAAACAATTGCTACTGCAAAAGTATCTACTTCTGCTGCAGAAGCTAGGCAGCTAAACTTTTTAAACCTCCATGATGCTATCAGTGTAAACGGAGATCACTTGCTGAATGATGCAAAGAACTCAGTCCTTGCTTTACACGACACGGGCTATAAACCGCCTGTAAAAACTAAAGTTCCTGTCGTTGGAGAAACAGGATATGCAACGTTGCTGCTAGGAGCTCAATCCATGAAATATTCAGGATATATATCAGAACATGATTACAAAATTGCTAGTAAGTTAGCATTTGTATTAGCTGGAGGACGCGTAGCGTTTGGTTCCGAAGTGGATGAAGAGTATTTGCTTGATTTAGAGAGAGAAGCATTTTTAAGCCTTGTTGGAGAAGCGAAGTCTCAAGAACGTATGCAGCACATGTTAGTTAAAGGAAAGCCACTGCGCAATTAA
- the gcvH gene encoding glycine cleavage system protein GcvH, translated as MSTPKDLRYSEEHEWVKTEGDVVRVGITHFAQAELGDIVFVELPEVGATVEADEPFGSVESVKTVSELYAPISGEVVAVNDNLGDSPELVNESPYEEAWMITIKPSDASQVDKLMTAEQYEEMTNEG; from the coding sequence ATGAGTACACCAAAAGATTTGCGTTATTCTGAAGAGCATGAATGGGTAAAAACAGAAGGAGACGTTGTCCGCGTAGGTATTACACATTTCGCTCAAGCTGAGCTTGGAGACATCGTATTCGTTGAACTGCCAGAAGTAGGAGCAACAGTAGAAGCTGACGAGCCGTTTGGTAGCGTTGAATCAGTAAAAACAGTTTCTGAGCTTTACGCACCAATTAGCGGTGAAGTTGTAGCAGTAAACGACAACTTAGGCGATAGTCCTGAACTTGTTAATGAATCTCCATACGAAGAAGCATGGATGATTACAATCAAACCATCTGATGCTTCTCAAGTAGACAAGCTGATGACAGCAGAGCAATACGAAGAAATGACAAACGAAGGATAA
- a CDS encoding acyl-CoA dehydrogenase family protein encodes MSNKTKQMIKGGSFLIEEGDASRVYTPEDYTSEQKMIAKTTDEFVENEVLPQVEYLEKHEFDRSVKLLKQAGELGLLGADVPEEYGGLGLDKITSALIAEKMSRAGGFSITHGAHVGIGSLPIVLFGTEEQKQAYLPALAVGEKIAAYALTEPGSGSDALGARTTARLNAEGTHYVLNGEKQWITNAGFADVFVVYAKIDGDKFSAFIVEREFPGVSVGPEEKKMGIKSSSTRTLILEDALVPKENVLGEIGKGHVIAFNILNIGRYKLGVGAVGAGKRALEITSQYVNQRQQFKTPIAKFSLTQEKLATMASKLYATESSVYRTVGLFEDHMGQLSEEQQKDGKQIAASIAEYAIECSLNKVFATEALDYIVDEGVQLHGGYGFMSEYEIERLYRDSRINRIFEGTNEINRLLVPGTYLRKALKGELPLLQKAQTLQEELMMLMPQEVGNEPLDQEKMLVQNGKKIALLLLGLAAQKYGKELEKEQEILVNISDMISNVYAMESTVLRTEKAISKTGVDQNSLKLKYTQVFCQEAFNRIEADAKETLIGVEQGDTLRVMLSSLRKLTRYTPINVISVKREVAKTLLEVEKFTV; translated from the coding sequence ATGTCAAATAAAACAAAACAAATGATTAAAGGTGGAAGTTTTTTAATTGAAGAAGGCGATGCAAGCCGCGTCTACACACCGGAGGATTATACATCTGAACAAAAGATGATTGCCAAGACGACAGATGAATTTGTAGAAAACGAAGTCCTTCCGCAAGTGGAATATTTAGAAAAGCATGAGTTTGACCGTTCTGTAAAGCTATTAAAACAAGCTGGTGAATTAGGCTTGCTTGGTGCAGATGTACCGGAAGAATACGGTGGGCTTGGTTTAGATAAGATTACCTCGGCTTTAATTGCTGAAAAAATGTCTCGAGCAGGCGGATTTTCCATCACTCATGGTGCTCATGTAGGAATTGGGTCATTGCCAATCGTCTTATTTGGAACAGAAGAGCAAAAACAAGCATATTTACCTGCTTTAGCGGTAGGGGAAAAAATAGCGGCTTATGCGCTGACTGAACCGGGTTCTGGTTCGGATGCTCTCGGTGCTCGAACAACAGCTCGCCTTAACGCAGAAGGTACACACTATGTGTTAAATGGAGAAAAGCAGTGGATTACGAATGCTGGATTTGCTGATGTATTCGTGGTGTACGCAAAAATTGACGGCGATAAATTTTCTGCTTTTATCGTTGAGCGCGAATTTCCAGGCGTTTCGGTTGGCCCGGAAGAGAAGAAAATGGGAATCAAAAGCTCATCAACCAGAACGTTGATTCTTGAAGATGCGCTTGTTCCAAAAGAAAACGTGCTAGGTGAAATTGGAAAAGGCCATGTGATTGCCTTTAACATTTTAAATATTGGGCGCTATAAGCTTGGAGTTGGAGCAGTTGGAGCAGGGAAACGTGCGTTAGAAATTACGTCTCAATACGTTAACCAGCGTCAGCAGTTTAAAACGCCAATTGCTAAATTCTCATTAACACAAGAAAAGTTAGCCACAATGGCTTCTAAATTGTATGCAACTGAAAGCTCCGTATATCGTACGGTAGGACTTTTTGAAGACCATATGGGCCAGCTTTCAGAAGAACAGCAAAAAGACGGAAAACAAATTGCTGCTTCCATTGCTGAATATGCTATCGAATGTTCATTAAATAAAGTGTTTGCCACGGAAGCTCTTGACTACATTGTAGATGAAGGCGTGCAGCTTCATGGAGGCTACGGTTTTATGAGCGAGTATGAAATTGAGCGTCTGTATCGCGATTCTCGCATTAATCGTATTTTTGAGGGAACAAATGAGATTAACCGTCTTTTAGTACCAGGCACATATTTACGCAAAGCGTTAAAAGGAGAGCTTCCACTGCTTCAAAAAGCACAAACGCTTCAAGAAGAATTGATGATGCTTATGCCGCAGGAAGTAGGAAATGAGCCGTTAGATCAAGAAAAAATGCTTGTGCAAAACGGGAAGAAAATTGCGCTCTTGCTTTTGGGATTAGCTGCACAAAAGTATGGCAAAGAATTAGAAAAAGAACAAGAAATTCTCGTTAATATTTCTGATATGATTAGTAACGTATATGCAATGGAATCTACTGTTTTACGTACTGAAAAAGCCATTTCCAAAACAGGAGTAGATCAAAACAGCTTAAAATTAAAATACACGCAAGTATTCTGCCAAGAAGCATTTAATCGAATCGAAGCAGATGCAAAAGAAACGTTAATTGGCGTTGAACAAGGTGATACGCTTAGAGTCATGCTTTCGTCTCTTCGCAAATTAACTCGCTATACACCAATCAATGTAATTAGCGTAAAGCGCGAGGTTGCAAAAACGCTTCTAGAAGTAGAGAAGTTCACAGTTTAA
- a CDS encoding YusG family protein, protein MFEKQKMDVTDRVTAKFHDGGMKLYVDKQPIGEVSYGTSGNEYRFEEGYSQENNKFYQYADVQKQGETQKYTDCDEEAGWC, encoded by the coding sequence ATGTTTGAAAAACAAAAAATGGACGTTACAGATCGCGTTACAGCTAAATTTCATGACGGCGGTATGAAATTATACGTTGATAAGCAGCCAATTGGTGAAGTTAGCTACGGAACAAGCGGCAATGAATACCGCTTTGAAGAAGGATATTCGCAAGAAAATAATAAGTTCTATCAATACGCGGACGTACAAAAACAAGGTGAAACGCAAAAATATACAGACTGCGATGAAGAAGCAGGATGGTGCTAA
- a CDS encoding proline dehydrogenase family protein: protein MEQTIRNFFLLLSKSKKLTKLAKRYGLRFGAARFVAGETIDEAVSVIKKLNEQGLKVTIDYLGEFVESEAEVNNAVAQCIKAIHLIHKERLDSEISLKLTSMGLDISEDLALHHMRHILNEAEKYSVFVTIDMEDYKRCSKTIKLFKQLKSEYDHVGTVLQAYLYRTESDVRELDAYAPKLRLVKGAYKEAADVAFPDKEDVDENFKNIIGLHLLNGHYTAVATHDERIIQYTKEFVKKHGISMNQFEFQMLYGIRPERQVQLVAEQYQMRVYVPYGTDWYGYFMRRLAERPANVAFVLKGIVKK from the coding sequence TTGGAACAAACGATAAGAAACTTTTTTTTATTGTTATCAAAAAGCAAAAAGTTAACAAAGCTGGCTAAGCGCTATGGTTTACGTTTTGGGGCAGCAAGGTTTGTTGCAGGGGAAACCATCGATGAAGCTGTTAGTGTGATAAAAAAGCTAAATGAACAGGGATTAAAAGTAACGATTGATTATCTCGGAGAGTTTGTGGAAAGTGAAGCTGAAGTCAATAATGCTGTGGCTCAATGCATAAAGGCCATCCATCTTATACACAAAGAAAGGTTAGATTCAGAAATTTCTTTGAAATTAACGTCTATGGGACTTGATATTTCTGAAGATCTGGCGCTTCATCATATGCGTCATATTCTAAATGAAGCGGAAAAATATAGCGTGTTCGTGACGATTGATATGGAAGATTATAAGCGATGCAGCAAGACGATTAAGCTGTTTAAACAATTAAAAAGTGAGTATGACCACGTAGGGACGGTACTTCAGGCATACTTATATCGAACAGAAAGTGACGTTCGCGAATTAGATGCTTATGCTCCTAAATTAAGGTTAGTAAAAGGAGCGTACAAAGAAGCGGCAGACGTGGCTTTTCCTGATAAAGAAGACGTAGACGAAAACTTCAAAAACATAATTGGACTTCATTTATTAAACGGTCACTACACAGCAGTTGCTACTCATGATGAACGAATCATTCAGTATACAAAAGAGTTTGTTAAAAAGCATGGAATTTCAATGAATCAGTTTGAATTCCAGATGCTATACGGTATTCGACCAGAAAGGCAGGTTCAGCTCGTAGCAGAACAATATCAAATGAGAGTGTACGTTCCTTATGGAACGGACTGGTATGGGTACTTTATGAGGCGCCTTGCAGAAAGACCTGCAAATGTCGCATTTGTCTTAAAAGGAATCGTAAAAAAATAA
- a CDS encoding IucA/IucC family C-terminal-domain containing protein, which produces MLSRNEQSELAEKFRCTFKDNSLYRFSPASCMDESKVKVQLLWIQETMEAASLRAAASMLAKRYSFVVVAALYSFIVFQKKINVSTKNVSLHTEQVETMWLPKVFISEIETTEVTEDNREILLDELLDELFAHQIEPMWSVLRKVTKISKLTLWENVAVYIHWLYDLLLANEEIDNVKVQKNLRYVLEEAEGRHFGSYHNNPLARYSSPPQYIEKQKQEIRVRKTCCLSYQTGDKETYCRTCPVICKPKKGVTAHE; this is translated from the coding sequence ATGCTCAGTAGGAATGAGCAAAGCGAGTTAGCAGAAAAATTCCGCTGTACGTTTAAAGATAACTCGCTGTACAGGTTTTCTCCTGCCAGCTGCATGGATGAAAGTAAGGTGAAGGTGCAGCTATTATGGATTCAAGAGACGATGGAGGCCGCTAGTTTGAGAGCAGCTGCTTCAATGTTAGCAAAGCGGTATAGTTTTGTTGTGGTTGCGGCTTTGTATTCATTTATTGTGTTTCAAAAAAAGATAAATGTATCGACTAAAAATGTATCTTTGCATACCGAACAAGTTGAAACGATGTGGCTTCCAAAAGTGTTTATCTCAGAAATTGAGACGACAGAAGTAACAGAGGATAATCGCGAAATTCTTCTTGATGAACTTCTTGATGAATTGTTTGCTCATCAAATTGAGCCGATGTGGTCAGTACTGCGTAAAGTGACAAAAATCTCAAAGCTGACGCTGTGGGAAAACGTAGCTGTTTATATTCACTGGCTTTATGATTTGCTTTTAGCAAACGAAGAAATAGACAATGTGAAAGTGCAAAAGAATTTACGATACGTGTTAGAAGAAGCTGAGGGACGTCACTTTGGTTCATATCATAACAATCCGCTTGCTCGGTACAGTTCACCTCCTCAATATATAGAGAAACAAAAGCAGGAGATAAGAGTACGAAAAACGTGCTGTTTGTCCTACCAAACAGGAGATAAAGAGACTTATTGTCGAACGTGTCCGGTTATTTGTAAACCAAAGAAAGGAGTGACTGCGCATGAGTAA
- a CDS encoding ABC transporter ATP-binding protein encodes MHSLETKSLTLSYGEAMIIDELDVTIPKGEITVFIGSNGCGKSTLLRSLARLLKPHAGSILLEGSKISSLPTKEIAKQLAILPQGPVAPEGLTVLQLVKQGRYPYQNWFRQWSQEDEEKVQNALEATGLADLADRQVDSLSGGQRQRAWIAMTLAQDTDIILLDEPTTYLDMTHQIEILDLLFELNEKENRTIVMVLHDLNLACRYAHHIVALQDKKIYAQGRPEEVINCDLVQRVFNMNCEVTVDPLFGTPLCIPHGRGRCIVNKLRVETQHAQ; translated from the coding sequence ATGCATTCGTTAGAAACAAAGTCGCTAACATTATCATATGGAGAAGCGATGATTATAGATGAGCTTGACGTTACCATCCCAAAGGGTGAGATTACGGTTTTTATCGGCAGTAATGGATGCGGAAAATCTACGCTGCTGCGTTCACTGGCAAGGTTATTGAAGCCACATGCAGGCTCTATTTTACTAGAAGGTTCTAAAATTTCTTCTCTTCCTACCAAGGAAATTGCAAAGCAGCTAGCAATCCTTCCTCAAGGTCCTGTTGCACCTGAAGGTCTGACTGTGCTGCAGCTTGTTAAACAAGGGCGCTATCCGTATCAAAATTGGTTCCGCCAGTGGTCTCAAGAGGATGAAGAAAAAGTGCAAAATGCACTGGAAGCAACAGGCTTAGCAGACTTGGCAGATCGTCAAGTTGATTCGCTTTCTGGGGGACAGCGTCAGCGCGCATGGATTGCCATGACACTAGCGCAAGATACAGATATTATTTTACTTGATGAACCGACAACATATTTAGATATGACGCATCAAATTGAGATCTTGGACTTGTTGTTTGAACTGAATGAAAAAGAAAATCGTACCATCGTAATGGTGCTGCATGATTTAAACTTAGCTTGCCGCTATGCTCATCATATTGTGGCGCTTCAAGATAAAAAAATCTATGCACAGGGAAGACCAGAAGAAGTCATTAACTGCGATTTAGTACAGCGAGTCTTTAATATGAACTGTGAAGTGACGGTTGATCCGTTATTTGGAACGCCTCTTTGTATTCCTCATGGGCGCGGACGATGTATTGTGAATAAGCTGCGAGTTGAAACGCAGCATGCTCAGTAG
- a CDS encoding YuzL family protein yields the protein MSKLKKDPSSAGVSAASVKGNAGPVNEPHGRGKKTSQNQQYTKHNTQGH from the coding sequence GTGAGTAAATTAAAGAAAGATCCATCTTCAGCAGGCGTAAGCGCAGCAAGCGTTAAAGGAAATGCTGGACCGGTTAATGAACCGCACGGACGCGGCAAAAAGACATCTCAAAACCAGCAGTACACAAAGCATAATACACAAGGACATTAA
- a CDS encoding acetyl-CoA C-acetyltransferase, with product MREAVIVAGARTPVGKAKKGSLASVRPDDLGAIAVKETLRRAGGYEGPIDDLIIGCAMPEAEQGLNMARNIGALAGLPYTVPAITINRYCSSGLQSIAYGAERIMLGQAKAVLAGGAESMSFVPMFGNVARPNVQLVENAPEYYMGMGHTAEQVAMKYGISREDQDAFAVRSHQKAAKALQEGKFNDEIVPVEVTLRKIDENNKLREQKLMFSQDEGVRPGTTADVLGKLRPAFSIKGSVTAGNSSQTSDGAASVFLMDKEQAEAEGLKPLLKFRSFAVGGVPPEVMGIGPVAAIPKALKLAGLELSDIGLFELNEAFASQALGVIRELNINEDKVNVNGGAIALGHPLGCTGAKLTLSLMHEMQRRNEQFGIVTMCIGGGMGAAGVFELLA from the coding sequence ATGAGAGAAGCAGTTATTGTAGCAGGTGCTAGGACACCGGTCGGAAAAGCAAAAAAAGGTTCATTGGCAAGTGTTAGACCTGATGATTTGGGAGCTATTGCGGTTAAAGAAACTCTTCGCCGAGCAGGCGGATACGAAGGACCGATTGATGATTTAATTATTGGTTGTGCGATGCCTGAGGCAGAACAAGGTTTGAATATGGCTCGAAATATTGGCGCTCTTGCAGGTTTGCCTTATACGGTGCCAGCAATAACGATTAATCGTTATTGTTCATCAGGTTTGCAAAGTATTGCCTACGGTGCAGAACGAATTATGCTAGGGCAAGCCAAAGCAGTGTTAGCTGGAGGAGCAGAATCAATGAGTTTTGTTCCAATGTTTGGAAACGTAGCGCGTCCGAATGTTCAGCTGGTTGAAAATGCGCCGGAGTATTATATGGGCATGGGACATACAGCAGAACAAGTGGCGATGAAATACGGCATTTCACGTGAAGACCAGGATGCATTTGCCGTACGCAGCCATCAAAAAGCAGCAAAAGCACTTCAAGAAGGGAAGTTTAACGACGAAATTGTTCCCGTGGAAGTGACGCTTCGGAAAATCGATGAAAACAATAAGCTACGTGAACAAAAGCTGATGTTCTCTCAAGATGAAGGAGTTCGTCCTGGCACAACTGCGGACGTATTAGGGAAACTTCGTCCAGCCTTTTCGATTAAAGGATCCGTCACAGCTGGAAACTCTTCGCAGACAAGTGACGGAGCTGCATCCGTTTTTCTAATGGATAAAGAACAAGCTGAAGCAGAAGGCTTAAAGCCTTTGCTTAAGTTTCGCTCATTTGCAGTTGGAGGAGTTCCGCCTGAAGTAATGGGGATTGGCCCGGTAGCTGCCATCCCTAAAGCTCTTAAACTAGCAGGGCTGGAGCTTTCTGATATCGGATTGTTTGAATTAAATGAAGCATTTGCTTCTCAAGCACTTGGCGTTATTCGTGAATTAAATATTAATGAAGATAAAGTAAATGTAAACGGAGGCGCTATTGCCTTAGGTCATCCATTAGGCTGTACTGGAGCTAAGCTGACTCTTAGCTTAATGCACGAAATGCAGCGTCGAAATGAGCAGTTTGGAATTGTCACCATGTGTATTGGTGGAGGAATGGGAGCTGCTGGTGTATTTGAATTGTTAGCATAA
- a CDS encoding arsenate reductase family protein: MSLFFYSYPKCGTCRKAKKWLDDNGVAYEEIHIVENPPTKEQLQAYYQNSGLELKKFFNTSGKKYRELGLKDKVSSASEDELLSILASDGMLIKRPLLTDGQKVTLGFKEEQFEDVWK, translated from the coding sequence ATGTCATTATTTTTTTATTCATATCCAAAGTGCGGTACGTGCCGAAAAGCAAAGAAGTGGCTCGATGATAACGGAGTAGCATATGAAGAAATTCATATTGTAGAAAATCCGCCAACAAAAGAGCAGCTGCAAGCTTACTATCAGAACAGCGGCCTAGAATTAAAAAAATTCTTTAATACAAGCGGTAAAAAATATCGCGAGTTAGGTCTTAAAGATAAAGTAAGCAGTGCGAGTGAAGACGAACTTCTGTCTATTCTTGCGTCAGATGGCATGTTAATTAAGCGTCCGCTGCTAACAGATGGACAAAAAGTAACGCTTGGTTTCAAAGAAGAGCAGTTTGAGGACGTGTGGAAGTAA
- a CDS encoding YusU family protein, which produces MSKTFQEQFDGLIEKYTELMVGESDEQLQEKVKMWALYNHISKSMPPLTKHWNQLYPDAKAEMIEIVKEIKELNEAHRASQRKPE; this is translated from the coding sequence ATGAGTAAAACCTTTCAAGAGCAATTCGACGGTTTGATTGAAAAGTATACGGAACTAATGGTTGGAGAAAGTGATGAACAGCTGCAGGAAAAAGTGAAAATGTGGGCACTTTACAACCATATCTCAAAATCTATGCCGCCTTTAACAAAGCATTGGAATCAATTATATCCAGACGCAAAAGCGGAAATGATTGAAATTGTGAAGGAAATAAAAGAGCTGAATGAAGCGCATCGAGCGTCACAGCGAAAACCAGAATAA